A window of Agrobacterium tumefaciens contains these coding sequences:
- a CDS encoding carbohydrate ABC transporter permease — MRRMFDRNIHAYLFLLPWLIGFFGLTLGPALASLYLSFTNYDLLQSPDWVGAANYVRIATADPKFAAAMQVTFTYVLLSVPLKLIFALLVALAFNRGIRGLTLYRAIFYLPSLLGSSVAIAVLWRQLFASDGLVNMILWQAFGYEGPSWISNPDYSIYTLVILSVWQFGSPMIIFLAGLRQIPQDMYEAAEIDGASKVRQFFRITLPLLTPVIFFNAVIQTIDAFKAFTPAFIISEGTGGPINSTLFYTLYLYQEAFGFFRMGYASALAWILVIIISLFTAFSFLSAKYWVHYDD; from the coding sequence ATGAGGCGGATGTTCGACCGCAACATTCACGCCTACCTGTTTCTTCTGCCCTGGCTCATCGGCTTTTTCGGCCTTACCCTCGGCCCGGCGCTTGCGTCGCTTTATCTGTCTTTCACCAATTACGACCTGTTGCAGTCGCCGGACTGGGTTGGTGCGGCCAATTATGTGCGCATCGCCACGGCCGACCCGAAATTTGCCGCCGCCATGCAGGTCACCTTTACCTATGTGCTGCTGTCGGTGCCGCTGAAGCTGATCTTCGCGCTGCTGGTGGCGCTCGCTTTCAATCGCGGCATTCGCGGTCTCACCCTCTACCGGGCAATCTTCTATCTGCCGTCGCTGCTGGGTTCGAGTGTCGCAATCGCCGTTCTCTGGCGCCAGCTTTTCGCCTCTGACGGTCTCGTCAACATGATCCTCTGGCAGGCTTTCGGTTACGAGGGACCGAGCTGGATTTCCAATCCGGATTATTCGATCTACACTCTGGTCATCCTGTCGGTCTGGCAGTTCGGTTCGCCGATGATCATCTTCCTCGCTGGTCTGAGACAAATTCCGCAGGATATGTACGAGGCCGCCGAAATCGATGGCGCGAGCAAAGTGCGGCAGTTCTTCCGTATTACGCTGCCCCTTCTGACGCCGGTGATCTTTTTCAACGCTGTCATCCAGACCATCGACGCCTTCAAGGCCTTCACGCCAGCCTTCATCATCTCCGAAGGCACGGGTGGGCCCATCAATTCGACGCTGTTCTACACGCTCTACCTCTATCAGGAAGCTTTCGGTTTCTTCCGCATGGGCTATGCCTCGGCGCTTGCCTGGATACTGGTGATCATCATCTCGCTGTTCACGGCCTTCTCGTTCCTCAGCGCAAAATACTGGGTACATTACGATGACTGA
- a CDS encoding ABC transporter substrate-binding protein, with product MSVMLHRRSVLSAGLAALSLAAFGGGSAQAQAARLRMLWWGSQERADRTNKAIAAYKQVKPDLDIAGEFAGWSDYWPRLATQVAGRNAPDLIQMDYRYIFEYGRRGALAPLDEYIGKGLKIEDFGKMNIDSGRVDGKLYGINLGVNSSAVFFDKAAWEKSGATPPAIGQTWEEFAENAAKLSKNKPKPGYYATADASGVEPSFENWLRQNGKSLYTQDGGIGFDPADATKWFTLWADLRKSGACVPADVQALDQLNIETNPLTTGKAATAFAHSNQFVGYQKLNKAKLAISSYPKSTKDGPSGHYLKPSMLISVAAGSAGIEQAVGFINFLVAEPEGIDILGVERGVPASESMRNALTPKLDEVSKSMVEYIAEITPGVGDLPPAPPPGAGEFAFVLKRTAEEVGFGKITPKEGGDRLVKESETVIKRK from the coding sequence ATGTCCGTGATGCTTCACAGGAGAAGTGTGCTTTCAGCGGGGCTTGCTGCCCTGTCGCTAGCAGCATTTGGAGGAGGGTCGGCGCAGGCGCAGGCCGCGCGACTTCGCATGTTGTGGTGGGGTTCGCAGGAGCGCGCCGATCGCACCAACAAGGCGATAGCAGCCTATAAGCAGGTTAAGCCGGATCTCGACATTGCCGGGGAATTCGCCGGCTGGAGCGATTACTGGCCGCGCCTTGCCACCCAGGTGGCGGGCCGCAATGCGCCTGACCTGATCCAGATGGATTATCGCTACATCTTCGAATATGGCCGTCGCGGCGCGCTTGCGCCGCTGGACGAGTATATTGGCAAGGGCCTGAAGATCGAGGATTTCGGCAAGATGAACATCGATTCCGGCAGGGTCGATGGCAAGCTTTACGGCATCAATCTCGGCGTCAATTCCAGCGCCGTTTTCTTCGACAAGGCGGCCTGGGAAAAATCCGGCGCGACACCGCCAGCGATCGGCCAGACCTGGGAAGAGTTTGCCGAAAACGCCGCCAAGCTCAGCAAGAATAAGCCGAAACCCGGTTATTATGCCACGGCCGATGCGAGCGGCGTGGAACCGAGCTTCGAAAACTGGCTTCGCCAGAACGGCAAGTCGCTTTATACGCAGGATGGCGGCATCGGCTTCGATCCTGCTGACGCGACCAAATGGTTCACGCTCTGGGCGGATCTGCGCAAGAGCGGCGCCTGCGTGCCCGCCGATGTGCAGGCACTCGACCAGCTCAACATAGAAACGAACCCCCTGACGACGGGCAAAGCGGCAACCGCATTTGCTCATTCCAACCAGTTCGTCGGTTATCAGAAGCTCAACAAGGCGAAGCTGGCGATAAGCTCTTATCCAAAGAGCACGAAGGATGGCCCATCCGGCCACTACCTCAAGCCCTCCATGTTGATCAGCGTTGCCGCCGGCAGCGCCGGCATCGAGCAGGCGGTTGGTTTCATCAATTTCCTCGTCGCGGAACCTGAGGGTATCGATATTCTCGGTGTGGAGCGCGGTGTTCCTGCTTCGGAATCCATGCGCAATGCGCTTACCCCCAAGCTCGATGAAGTCAGCAAGAGCATGGTGGAATATATCGCCGAGATTACCCCCGGCGTCGGCGATCTGCCGCCGGCGCCGCCTCCGGGGGCGGGGGAGTTTGCCTTTGTCCTGAAACGTACGGCGGAAGAAGTCGGCTTCGGCAAGATCACCCCGAAAGAAGGCGGTGACCGCCTCGTCAAGGAATCCGAAACCGTTATCAAACGGAAGTGA
- a CDS encoding TetR/AcrR family transcriptional regulator, with product MEKTTKDQPLDAAPQETPAPKRKRATAQVRNPERTRAAILEAARREVAAKGLAGARIDVVARRAGTNKRMIYHYFGDKDALYLAVLEDAYRHIRHTERRLDLTRKPPSEGLRELALFTWHYFLDHPEFLSILATENLNKARYLRQSPTITAMHSNFISELEDVLRRGSEAGEFRDGLDPIDVYLTIASLGAFYLSNRFTLSTIFQRDLTDPSELERWGQHIVHTLLAAVRPV from the coding sequence ATGGAAAAAACGACAAAGGACCAGCCACTCGACGCGGCCCCGCAAGAAACTCCAGCGCCCAAGCGCAAACGCGCGACGGCACAGGTGCGGAACCCTGAAAGAACCCGGGCAGCCATTCTTGAAGCGGCCCGCCGCGAGGTGGCGGCGAAGGGCCTTGCCGGCGCTCGAATCGATGTTGTCGCTCGTCGCGCCGGCACCAACAAACGGATGATCTATCACTATTTCGGCGATAAGGACGCACTTTATCTCGCGGTTCTGGAGGACGCCTATCGCCATATCCGCCACACCGAAAGACGGCTTGACCTGACCCGCAAGCCCCCGTCGGAGGGCTTACGGGAACTTGCACTTTTCACGTGGCATTATTTCCTCGACCATCCGGAATTTCTGAGCATTCTCGCCACCGAAAACCTCAATAAAGCCCGCTATCTCAGGCAATCCCCGACGATCACGGCGATGCATTCGAATTTCATTTCGGAACTTGAAGACGTGTTGCGGCGGGGCAGCGAGGCGGGCGAATTTCGCGACGGCCTCGATCCGATCGACGTCTATTTGACCATCGCCTCGCTCGGCGCTTTCTATCTTTCGAACCGGTTTACGCTGTCGACGATCTTCCAGCGCGACCTGACCGACCCATCTGAACTGGAACGCTGGGGCCAGCATATCGTCCACACCCTGCTTGCTGCAGTGCGGCCAGTCTGA
- a CDS encoding Gfo/Idh/MocA family protein: MKRIGVIMHGITGRMGYNQHLVRSVLAIRDQGGVLLKNGERVMLDPILVGRNGAKIEEIARKHNVARWTTDIDAALANPDDTLFFDAGTTQMRGSLLEKAIKAGKNVYCEKPISDTMEEALAIARLAESAGVKHGVVQDKLFLPGLRKLAMLRDSGFFGKILSVRGEFGYWVFEGDWQPAQRPSWNYRLKDGGGIILDMLCHWRYVLDNLFGPVKSVSCLGATHIPERFDEQGKAYKADADDAAYATFELEGGIIAHINSSWAVRVRRDDLVTFQVDGTHGSAVAGLTKCFTQHRTNTPKPVWNPDQPQTIDFYKTWQEVPDNVVYDNGFKAQWEMFVRHLVDNDPWPYGLMEGVKGVQLAELGLRSWKERRWLDVPAIS; encoded by the coding sequence ATGAAACGTATCGGCGTTATCATGCACGGCATCACCGGCCGCATGGGTTACAACCAGCACCTCGTGCGCTCCGTTCTCGCTATTCGCGATCAGGGCGGCGTGCTTTTGAAGAACGGCGAAAGGGTCATGCTTGACCCCATTCTGGTCGGCCGCAATGGCGCGAAGATCGAGGAAATCGCCAGGAAGCACAATGTTGCCCGCTGGACGACCGATATCGACGCAGCTTTGGCAAACCCCGATGACACGCTGTTCTTCGATGCCGGCACCACGCAGATGCGCGGCAGCCTTTTGGAGAAAGCCATCAAGGCCGGCAAGAACGTCTATTGCGAAAAACCCATTTCCGACACGATGGAAGAGGCGCTGGCAATTGCGAGGCTCGCCGAAAGCGCCGGCGTCAAGCACGGCGTGGTGCAGGATAAGCTGTTCTTGCCCGGCCTGCGAAAGCTCGCCATGCTGCGCGACAGCGGCTTTTTCGGCAAAATCCTCTCCGTGCGGGGCGAATTCGGTTACTGGGTGTTCGAGGGCGACTGGCAGCCGGCGCAGCGCCCGTCATGGAACTACCGCCTGAAGGACGGCGGCGGTATCATTCTCGATATGCTGTGCCACTGGCGTTATGTGCTCGACAATCTCTTCGGCCCGGTGAAATCCGTGAGCTGCCTCGGCGCGACGCACATTCCCGAACGTTTCGATGAACAGGGCAAAGCCTACAAGGCGGATGCGGACGACGCCGCCTACGCCACCTTTGAACTGGAGGGCGGGATTATCGCCCACATCAACTCTTCATGGGCGGTGCGCGTGCGTCGCGACGATCTCGTCACCTTCCAAGTAGATGGCACCCATGGTTCGGCGGTGGCGGGCCTGACGAAATGCTTCACCCAGCACCGCACCAACACGCCAAAGCCGGTGTGGAACCCCGACCAGCCGCAGACCATCGACTTCTACAAGACCTGGCAGGAAGTGCCTGACAATGTCGTCTATGACAACGGCTTCAAGGCGCAGTGGGAAATGTTCGTGCGCCATCTCGTCGACAATGACCCATGGCCCTATGGGCTGATGGAAGGCGTGAAGGGCGTGCAGCTTGCCGAGCTGGGGCTGAGATCGTGGAAGGAACGCCGCTGGCTCGACGTTCCCGCCATTTCCTGA
- a CDS encoding dihydrodipicolinate synthase family protein translates to MNELKLPKDDRSIEVYTLSGTPVAVEKRSAADFNRVAFAAAHVVADPLADNDPWLTPAIDWDATLRFRYRLWDLGLGVAEAMDTAQRGMGLAWPQAQELISRSLKEAASRKDALIACGVGTDHLNGSGYDLNQIVHSYLEQLDFVQGEGGRVILMASRALAAAARSPDDYLTAYSRVLSRAEQKVVIHWLGEMFDPALEGYWGSGDHMMAMDTCLAMIEENADKIDGIKISLLSKEKEIAMRRRLPAGVRMYTGDDFNYAELIAGDAQGHSDALLGIFDAIAPAASKALASLKRGADNEFFDILEPTVALSRHIFKAPTRFYKTGVVFLAYLNGSQDHFTMVGGQESTRSTQHFAELFRLADKANVLAEPDLATHRMKAFLSVRGIG, encoded by the coding sequence GTGAACGAACTCAAGCTTCCGAAGGACGACCGCAGCATCGAGGTCTACACGCTGTCCGGCACACCGGTCGCTGTTGAAAAACGAAGTGCTGCGGATTTCAACCGCGTCGCCTTCGCCGCCGCTCACGTGGTGGCCGATCCGCTTGCCGACAACGATCCGTGGCTGACACCGGCCATCGACTGGGATGCGACCTTACGTTTCCGTTACCGGCTGTGGGACCTCGGCCTTGGCGTGGCCGAAGCCATGGACACGGCGCAGCGCGGCATGGGGCTGGCATGGCCGCAGGCGCAGGAGCTGATCTCCCGGTCGCTGAAGGAAGCCGCCAGTCGCAAGGATGCGCTGATTGCCTGCGGGGTGGGCACCGATCATCTGAACGGCAGCGGTTACGATCTGAATCAGATTGTCCACTCTTACCTTGAACAGCTTGATTTTGTTCAGGGTGAAGGCGGTCGCGTTATCCTGATGGCGAGCCGCGCTCTGGCCGCTGCCGCTCGTTCCCCGGATGATTATCTCACGGCTTATTCCAGAGTGCTCTCGCGCGCCGAGCAGAAAGTTGTGATCCACTGGCTGGGCGAGATGTTCGACCCGGCGCTTGAGGGTTATTGGGGCTCGGGCGACCATATGATGGCGATGGACACCTGCCTTGCCATGATAGAGGAGAATGCCGACAAGATCGACGGCATCAAGATTTCGCTTCTTTCCAAGGAGAAGGAAATTGCCATGCGCCGCCGCCTGCCCGCGGGCGTGCGCATGTATACCGGTGACGATTTCAATTATGCCGAATTGATCGCCGGCGACGCACAAGGACATTCGGACGCCCTGCTCGGCATTTTCGACGCCATTGCGCCCGCCGCCTCCAAAGCTCTCGCTAGTCTGAAGCGCGGCGCTGACAATGAATTCTTCGACATTCTGGAGCCGACGGTGGCGCTCTCGCGTCACATCTTCAAGGCACCTACCCGCTTCTACAAGACAGGTGTGGTGTTCCTCGCCTACCTCAACGGATCGCAGGACCATTTCACCATGGTTGGCGGACAGGAAAGCACTCGTTCCACGCAGCATTTCGCCGAGCTTTTCCGGCTGGCGGACAAGGCCAACGTGCTGGCTGAACCTGACCTGGCGACGCACCGCATGAAGGCGTTCCTTTCGGTCCGGGGCATCGGCTAA